One genomic region from Bubalus bubalis isolate 160015118507 breed Murrah chromosome 24, NDDB_SH_1, whole genome shotgun sequence encodes:
- the NMRAL1 gene encoding nmrA-like family domain-containing protein 1 isoform X2, whose amino-acid sequence MADKKLVVVFGATGAQGGSVARTLLEDGTFRVRVVTRDPGQRAAKQLRLQGAEVVQGDQDDEASMELALSGAHATFIVTNYWENCSQEQEVKQGKLLADLAKRLGLRYVVYSGLENIKKLTAGRLTAGHFDGKGEVEEYFRDIGVPMTTVRLPCYFENLLSYFLPQKAPDGRSYLLICRAIIKSPVSHH is encoded by the exons ATGGCGGACAAGAAGCTGGTGGTGGTGTTTGGAGCCACAG GTGCCCAGGGAGGCTCAGTGGCCCGGACACTCCTGGAAGATGGGACATTTAGGGTCCGAGTGGTGACCCGGGACCCTGGGCAGAGGGCAGCGAAGCAGCTGAGGCTGCAAGGTGCAGAGGTAGTGCAGGGAGACCAGGATGACGAGGCCAGCATGGAGCTGGCCCTGAGCGGGGCTCACGCCACCTTCATTGTGACCAACTACTGGGAGAACTGCAGCCAGGAGCAGGAGGTCAAGCAG gGAAAGCTGCTGGCCGATCTGGCCAAGCGCCTGGGCCTGCGCTACGTGGTCTACAGCGGCCTGGAGAACATCAAGAAGCTAACAGCGGGGAGGCTGACAGCGGGACACTTTGACGGCAAAGGGGAGGTGGAGGAGTATTTCCGGGACATCGGCGTCCCCATGACCACTGTGCGGCTGCCCTGCTATTTTGAGAACCTCCTCTCCTACTTCCTGCCCCAGAAAGCCCCGGATGGAAGGAGCTACTTGCTGA TTTGCAGGGCCATCATCAAGTCACCTGTGTCCCATCACTGA
- the NMRAL1 gene encoding nmrA-like family domain-containing protein 1 isoform X1, with translation MADKKLVVVFGATGAQGGSVARTLLEDGTFRVRVVTRDPGQRAAKQLRLQGAEVVQGDQDDEASMELALSGAHATFIVTNYWENCSQEQEVKQGKLLADLAKRLGLRYVVYSGLENIKKLTAGRLTAGHFDGKGEVEEYFRDIGVPMTTVRLPCYFENLLSYFLPQKAPDGRSYLLSLPMGDVPIDGMSVADLGPVVLSLLKTPEEYVGRNIGLSTCRHTVEEYAALLTKHTGKAVRNAKTSPEDYEKLGFPGARDLADMFRFYALKPDRNIALTLKLNPKARTLDQWLEQHKEDFAGL, from the exons ATGGCGGACAAGAAGCTGGTGGTGGTGTTTGGAGCCACAG GTGCCCAGGGAGGCTCAGTGGCCCGGACACTCCTGGAAGATGGGACATTTAGGGTCCGAGTGGTGACCCGGGACCCTGGGCAGAGGGCAGCGAAGCAGCTGAGGCTGCAAGGTGCAGAGGTAGTGCAGGGAGACCAGGATGACGAGGCCAGCATGGAGCTGGCCCTGAGCGGGGCTCACGCCACCTTCATTGTGACCAACTACTGGGAGAACTGCAGCCAGGAGCAGGAGGTCAAGCAG gGAAAGCTGCTGGCCGATCTGGCCAAGCGCCTGGGCCTGCGCTACGTGGTCTACAGCGGCCTGGAGAACATCAAGAAGCTAACAGCGGGGAGGCTGACAGCGGGACACTTTGACGGCAAAGGGGAGGTGGAGGAGTATTTCCGGGACATCGGCGTCCCCATGACCACTGTGCGGCTGCCCTGCTATTTTGAGAACCTCCTCTCCTACTTCCTGCCCCAGAAAGCCCCGGATGGAAGGAGCTACTTGCTGA gCTTGCCCATGGGTGACGTGCCCATAGACGGCATGTCCGTGGCCGACCTGGGTCCCGTGGTGCTCAGCTTGCTAAAGACACCAGAGGAGTACGTTGGCAGGAACATCGGGCTCAGCACCTGCAGGCACACGGTGGAGGAGTACGCCGCCCTGCTCACCAAGCACACGGGCAAGGCGGTGCGCAATGCCAAG ACAAGCCCTGAGGACTACGAGAAGCTTGGCTTCCCTGGCGCCCGGGATCTGGCCGACATGTTCCGTTTCTATGCCCTGAAACCCGACCGCAACATCGCACTGACCCTGAAGCTCAACCCCAAGGCCAGGACACTGGACCAGTGGCTAGAGCAGCACAAAGAGGACTTCGCAGGGCTGtga